From Curtobacterium sp. MCBA15_012:
CCGAACAGCGCCACCCCGGCCCCGCCGAGGACCGCGTGCGGGATCGCCTCGACGACCGCGGCGACCTTCGGGACGAGGCCGAGCACGACGAGGATCCCGCCCGCCGCGGTCGCCACGTACCGGGAGCGCACGCCGGTCAGCGCGACGAGTCCGACGTTCTGCGCGAACGCCGTGTACGGGAACGTGTTGAACACCCCGCCGACGACCGTGCCGAGGCCGTCCGCCCGCAGCCCGTCGGCGAGCGTGCGCTTCGACACCGGGCGACCGACGACCTCGCCCACGGCCACCATGTCGCCCGTGGTCTCGGTCATGATCACGAGGCCGACGACGAGCATCGACACGATCGACGCGAGGTCGAAGGTCGGCAGGCCGAAGTGGAACGGCGTCACGACCGCGAACCAGGCCGCGTCGCCGATGCCCGAGCCGTCGACCATGCCCGGCACGAACAGCGCCACGACGGTCCCGAGCAGCAGCCCGGCCAGCACCGAGACCCGGGCGAGTCCCCGCGGCGCGAACCGTTCGACCAGCACGATCGCGAGCAGCACCCCGGCCGCGAACGCGACGTCGAGCGGACGGGCGGCGCCGTCCTTGCCGCGCTCGGTGATCCACCCCGCGGCGACGCTCATGAGCGACAGGCCGATGATGAGGATCACGGTCCCGGTGACGATCGGTGGGAACAACCGGACCAGCTGCGAGAACCACGGTGCGACGAGGACCATGAAGACCCCGCACGCGATCGTCGCGCCGTAGACCGCCGTGATGCCGTGCTCGGTCCCGATCGCGATCATCGGGCCGACCGCGGCGAAGGTCACGCCCTGCACGAGCGGCAGCCGCACGCCGAAGCGCCAGAAGCCGACGGACTGCACGATCGTGGCGAGCCCGGCGACGAACAGGTCGGCGCTGATGAGGAACGCGAGGTCGGCCCGGTCGAAGCCGAGGGCACCGCCCACGATGAGCGGCACGGCGATCGCGCCGGCGTACATGGCGAGCACGTGCTGCAGCCCGAGGGGCACCAGTCGTGCGAGTCGCGGGACGGCGTCGACGCCGTCCTCGACCGGTGTGCGGCGCGTGGTGGTCGTCTCGGTCACGGGTGCCCCCTCGGTGTCGTCCTGGATCCCTCCGTCGTCCTGGATCCCTCCTGGGACGCTACGGAGCCGGTGTTTCCGCGCCGTGACGACGGTGGGTCGCCCGCGTCACGCGCCACCCGCCTGCAACGAGCGTTCCGATGTGCGGTTGCGACGGACGGGCGGTCACGACCGACGGGTGGGGACGACGGACGGGAGGCCCGTGGCGGTGTCGCCACGGGCCTCCCGTCCGTCATGTGGTCGCGTCGGCGACCGCAGCGTGCCTGGTCAGCGACCGATGGTCGACATGTCCGGGTACCGGTCGCCGGTCGGCACCGGGAGCGAGGACAGGCGCTCGAGCTGCGCCGGCGACAGGGTGACGTCGGCGGCGCCGACGTTCTCCTCGAGGCGGACGACCCGCTTCGTGCCCGGGATCGGCACGACGTCGTCGCCCTGCGCGAGCAACCAGGCGAGCGCGACCTGCGCCGGGGTGGCCCCGACCTCGTCCGCCACGGCCTTGACCTCGTCGACGATCCGGAGGTTCTGGTCGAACGCCTCCTGCTGGAAGCGCGGGTTCGCGCGGCGGAAGTCGTCCTCGTCCAGGTCGGACGGCTTGGTGATCGCGCCGGTCAGGAAGCCGCGGCCGAGCGGCGAGTACGGCACGAGACCGATCCCGAGCTCGCGGACCGTGTCGAGGACGTCGCCCTCGAGCTCCCGGGTCCACAGCGAGTACTCGGTCTGGAGCGCGGTGATCGGGTGCACGGCGTGGGCGCGGCGGATCGTCTCCGGGCCGGCCTCGGACAGCCCGATGTGCCGGATCTTGCCCTCCTGCACGAAGCCGGCGAGCTGGCCGACGACGTCCTCGATCGGGATCGCCGGGTCGACGCGGTGCTGGTAGTACAGGTCGACGTGGTCGGTGCCGAGCCGGCGGAGGGAGCCCTCGAGCGCCTCGCGCACGGACTCCGGTGCACTGGAGAGGCCGCGCTGCTGCGTCGGGGTCTCCTCGCCGGCCTCGTGGCGGTAGAGGCCGAACTTGGTGGCGATGACGACCTGGTCGCGGCGGTCGCCCAGCGCGCGGCGGAGGAGTTCCTCGTTCGTGTAGGGGCCGTACGCCTCGGCGGTGTCGAAGAGCGTGACGCCGAGGTCGATCGCGCGGTGGATCGTGCGGATCGACTCGTCGTCGTCGGAACCTGCGCCCGTGTAGAAGGCGCTCATCCCCATGGTGCCGAGGCCGACGGGGCCGACCTCGAGGTCTGCGAGCTTGCGTGTCTGCATGGGTGCAGGTCTACTCCTGCTCGCGGGTTCCCCGGGAGGTACCGGTACGGCTACGCTGCGAGGACGGACAGTGTCCGCAGAACGCGAGGGGGAGGTCGTCGTGGTCGTCGTGTGGATCGTGATCGGGGTGGCGGTGGCGATCGCCGCGTTGCTCGTCGTGCTCGAGGTGCAGAACATGCGCCGCCGCCGGACGATGGCGGACATGGAGCCCGTCGACCCGCGCATCGGGGAGCGGGCGGTGCAGGACGCGGAGAGCCAGCACGCGGTGGTCGAGGGTGCGGCGAAGTCGGCGCACCCGGGGATCTCGGGCGCCGGGGGCGGTCCGCTGGGCTGAGCGCGGGCTCGGTGTCCGGCGCCGGGTGCTGCCGGCCCGTGCCGGGTGCGGTGCGGTGGGGCGCGGTGCGGTGCGGTGCGCGGGATCTCCCCGCGGGCGGACGCGTCGGCTACTCGGTCGAGTACTCCGTCGAGGCGAGCGGCGTGGCGGTGAAGCGGGAAAGCAGTCGCGCCAGCGCCTCCCGATCGGCCTCGGTCCAGGTGCTCGTGTGGTCGGCGATCACCGCCTCCAGACGGCGTCGCGCCTCCGCGATGGCGTCGGTGCCGCTCGGCGTGAGCGTGAGGAGCGCCTGACGACGGTCGTCCGGGCCGGGGACCTGCACGACGAGGTCCGCTCGGACGAGTTCCGCGGCGCGGCGGCTCACGACGGAGCGGTCGAGCCCGAGGTCGGGCGCCAGGGCCGCCGCCGAGCGCGGCTCGCCCGCACGCGCCAGTGCGCTCAGCACCGGGTAGTTCGCCTCGGTCAGCCCGGGCGCAACACCGAGCGTCACGCTGCCGTAGAGGCCACTGCGGAACCCGCGGGTGAGCACCACGCCCAGGGCGTTCGCGATCGTTGCTGCCGGTTCCATGCACCGATCATACGTGTGCAACTCGCACAGATCCTGCTACCGTCACTCTGTGCAAGTTGCACAGAATGAGGATCGACATGACGGACATCGCCACGGCACTGACGGAGCTGCTCAACGACCGGGACAGCTCGGTCGACGACGCGATCACACGGCACTTCGCCGACGACTACCGACAGCGGACCGACGGCGTCTGGAGTGACCGCGCACAGTTCGCCGACCACATCGCCCACCTCCGCGGGATCGTCGCGCACGCGGAGGTCCGGGTGCTCGACGAGTTCGTCCGGGGCACCGCGTACGCGGACCGGCACGAGGTCCACGTGGAGAAGGCGGACGGGACGACCGTCGTGCAGGAGGTGTACCTGTTCGGCACCCTCGCGAGCGACGGACGCTTCGCGGAGGTGCACGAGGTGACCCACCTGCTCCGGGGGAGCGAGGCGGACCGCGGCATGGGGACGGCCTCGTGAGCTCGGGCGTCCCCAATGCAGGAGCCCGAGGGACCAGTCACGTACGACCCGACCGGCCACAGTCATCCAACCGGACGCCTCAGAGTCCGCGCTTCACCGGTGAGCATCAGGACACCATCGTGACTCTGCGTCATCAGAGAAACACCCGCGCAAAGTGATCAAGAAAACAATCGCGGAAATCGCGCTCGCTCCATCGGTGCCACACATCAAAGCCGGATACCATCTGACTTCCGTTTTGGAAGAAGGCACAGAATGCCACGCCCGCACCACGGAGTCAGGGTCTCCCAGCGCCGATCGGCCCGAAGTAACAGCGCGAACTCCACGTTGACTGATGAAGCGGCGCAGCGCAAGACGGCACAAAGGGGGACAGGATCCCAATCGCGGCCTCACGACACGAATCCCTGACTCTCCAAGAAGGGATCGCCCGCCCGCCTGACGCGTCGGTAAGGCGATGAGCGCTGACCTATAGCCAGACGGACAGCCTCGCATGGCCACCCGACTCTCGACAGTCAACCGCCGGTCGGAGGCGGTAGGACATTGATTTCATGCAATAGTGGGGCGTCAATTCCGCAATGGCCAGGGCCATACCGGCGGGATCGATGCCATCAGGGGACGCGACAAATCGTGGATGTTCGTCTACGCTCGCAGCATGTTTGGGAACTTGAACATCGTTGTAACGGTCGTTGTCCTCGTCGTGGTCGTGGCGCTCATCTCATGGGGGGTGCAAGCGCTTGTCGCTCGTCGACGTCGTTCGCTTGATTCGCACGTGAACGAATAACACGTCCATGGCTGAAACGGATTATTCCTCAGGAGGGGTTTCATGCCACAAATTGCTCAATTCAAGAGTCTGGTCTGCGCGGCGGTAGCCGGGGGTGCACTGCTGGGCTCCGTGCTCATGGGCGTCGCACCCGCGAGTGCCTCCGAGGCGAAGCTCCTGACGGCGTCACAGGAGGCGACCGTCAGGGCGACCATGGACGGTGCGAACGTCAGCGCTGACGTGCAGGATCGCCTCATCGCAAAGCTCAACGCTGGCCAGCCGCTGGACTCGCAGACTGATGCGACGCCTGTCAGCACGAGGAGCGAGAGCCTCCGCGAGGGAGGCACCCGGTCGGTCGAGGTGTTCGCCGACGGTTCGCAACGATGGGTTGAGTCCGATGCCGTGGCACCCGCGTCGACCGGAAGGCCGGGCGGTGTCACGACGTTGGGGCTCAACCCGTCGAAGACGGGGTGCAAGTCCTCCGGCGGCTGGAACACCAACTGCAAGATCGGGATCTCTGACTTCGTCAGCAATGCCGGCTTCTACCTCGACTACACGACCAACAAGATCCGCGACGTCCGCGGAGCGTACTGCAACAACTCGGTCGGCGACGCCTCGTGCTCGGCCAAGCTGCGTCGTGCAACTGCATCGTCGGCGGGCCCGGCATGGGCGGAGCTGACCTTCAAGGCTGGCATCGGCCCGATCGGCAACGTCGCCTCCGG
This genomic window contains:
- a CDS encoding nucleobase:cation symporter-2 family protein, encoding MTETTTTRRTPVEDGVDAVPRLARLVPLGLQHVLAMYAGAIAVPLIVGGALGFDRADLAFLISADLFVAGLATIVQSVGFWRFGVRLPLVQGVTFAAVGPMIAIGTEHGITAVYGATIACGVFMVLVAPWFSQLVRLFPPIVTGTVILIIGLSLMSVAAGWITERGKDGAARPLDVAFAAGVLLAIVLVERFAPRGLARVSVLAGLLLGTVVALFVPGMVDGSGIGDAAWFAVVTPFHFGLPTFDLASIVSMLVVGLVIMTETTGDMVAVGEVVGRPVSKRTLADGLRADGLGTVVGGVFNTFPYTAFAQNVGLVALTGVRSRYVATAAGGILVVLGLVPKVAAVVEAIPHAVLGGAGVALFGMVAASGIRTLSKVRFDNRNVLVVALPLGIALLPTVAPAIYGAFPTWFTLVFDSGISAGAVAAILLNLLLGSRSVRERYGDDPAVGSYDGVRSTAPIALPPR
- a CDS encoding aldo/keto reductase, whose product is MQTRKLADLEVGPVGLGTMGMSAFYTGAGSDDDESIRTIHRAIDLGVTLFDTAEAYGPYTNEELLRRALGDRRDQVVIATKFGLYRHEAGEETPTQQRGLSSAPESVREALEGSLRRLGTDHVDLYYQHRVDPAIPIEDVVGQLAGFVQEGKIRHIGLSEAGPETIRRAHAVHPITALQTEYSLWTRELEGDVLDTVRELGIGLVPYSPLGRGFLTGAITKPSDLDEDDFRRANPRFQQEAFDQNLRIVDEVKAVADEVGATPAQVALAWLLAQGDDVVPIPGTKRVVRLEENVGAADVTLSPAQLERLSSLPVPTGDRYPDMSTIGR
- a CDS encoding MarR family winged helix-turn-helix transcriptional regulator, whose product is MEPAATIANALGVVLTRGFRSGLYGSVTLGVAPGLTEANYPVLSALARAGEPRSAAALAPDLGLDRSVVSRRAAELVRADLVVQVPGPDDRRQALLTLTPSGTDAIAEARRRLEAVIADHTSTWTEADREALARLLSRFTATPLASTEYSTE